The Thermodesulfobacterium sp. TA1 sequence GGACATGACCTTGGGCATACCCCTTTTGGACATGCAGGAGAAGAGGTTTTAAACGAGCTTTTACCTGGAGAATTTAGACATAACGAACAAAGCCTTAGAGTGGTTGATAAACTGGAAAAAGACGGGAAGGGACTAAATCTTACTTTTGAGGTAAGAGAGGGAATTTTAAAGCACTCAAAAGGACTAGGACCTATTTTAAGTCCACAAGGAGATAGGCCTTCTACCCTTGAGGCTGAGATAGTAAGGATTTCGGATGTGATTGCTTATGTAAACCATGATGTAGACGATGCCTTAAGGGCTGGGCTGATAACTCTTAAAGAACTTCCTCAAAATTCCAGAAAAATCTTAGGGGAAACCCATGCTCAAAGGATCTCAACCTTGGTTAAAAATATTGTTTACTCTACAAGAGAGGCTAACTATTCTGCCATTCTGATAGAAGATTCGGTGCTTAGGGCTTTAACCGAGCTCAGAGAGTTTCTTTTTGAAAAAATCTATTTTTCCCAGCCGGTAAGAAAGGAGTTTGAAAAGGCTAAAAAAGTGCTTTTACAACTTTTTGAGTTTTACACCCAAAACTTTGAAAACATACCTTTTTTAATAAAGGCTAAAAGCCTTTTTCCTGAAGAACCCAAAGAGAGGTTGATTGCTGATTATATATCTGGGATGACTGATAGATATGCTATCTATCAGTATTTTGAACACTTTGTGCCTAAACCCTGGCAAGGGATAGAGACAGTTTGGGGAGGCATAGGATATGAGTTATAAAACGATCGGTTGGTTTACTACCGGAAGGGATAAGGCAGCCCTTGACCTTTTAAGGATTGTCTATACAGAAATAAAAAGAGAAAACATTCCTGCCAAACTTGCTTATGTGTTTGTAAGTAAGGCTCCAGATGAGGGAGAGTGGGCAGAAAGATTGATAAAAGAAGCTACAGAAGAGATGCAACTTAGGGTTATTTGGTTTTCTGCAGAAAGGTTTAAGCCTGAGCTTAGAAAAACTCAAAGAGACTTTTGGAGAAAGGAATATCACGAAGAAGTGCTGAAAAGGCTTGATTTAGAGATAGATTTTGGCGTACTTGCAGGTTATATGTGGATAACTTCTGAAGAGTTTTGTAAACGTTTAAAACTGATAAACCTACATCCCTCTTTACCAGGAGGTCCTAAAGGTTCCTGGCAAGAGGTTATTTGGCAGCTTATCAGCGCAAGGGCCATGGAAACAGGGGCTATGATCCATCGGGTAACCCCAGAACTTGACGAAGGACCAGCTCTTACCTACTTCAGGTTAAACCTTCGTACGCCTGAGTTTATTCCTTTATGGAAAGAAACCGAACTTAAATTGCTTAAACATCATCTTTCAGGGTTGAAAAAACTTGAAGGAGAAAAAAATCCACTTTTTGTAAAAATTAGAGAGGAAGAAGTCAAAAGAGAGTTGCCTTTACTGGTGTTTACTTTAAAATATCTGTGTGAGGAAAAGTTAGGTGTTGAAACAGAAACCCCGTTAGACCTAACACAAGAGGTAGAAAAAAACCTGACGGCTTTTACTATAGAATAAAAAGGAGGAAAAAACATGAAAAGGTTTCTATATCTGGTTTTTTTCGGGGTTAGTGTTTTATTAGGGGGATGTGTAGCTTCTCAAGATGAAATTCAAACTTTAAAAGTAAAGGTCCTTAATTTGGAAACCACCATTCAAACCCAAACACAAAACCAAAAGGCTGTAGAAAAAGAACTTAGTCAGTTAAGAGAAAGGGTAGAGAGTTTAGAAAAGAAATTAGGAGAGGATCTTCTGTTAGAGATAAAAACTAAGGCTTTATCAGAATTAGAGGATCTTAAATCCTCTCAGGCGAAACTTGTCTCTCAGGTAGAAGACCTTTCATCCTCAAAGGAAGATTTATATAAGACCTTTAACAAGCAGTCTGAAGAACTTAAAACCAGAATAGAGGCTCTTGAGCTTAAAGTAAAAGCGTTAGAAGAAAAAGTCGCTTCCAAACCACAAGAATCTTCTCAACCCTCATCTAACGGGTCCGTTTCTAATCAAACAGCCAAGGTAGTTTCTAACGCAACCGTAGAAACTAAACCCTCAGAGGTTAAGGCCTCAACCGATGAAACCTTACAGCAAGGGTCCTTAGATAGAAAGGAGCCTTCTGAGATAGACCTTTACAATCGAGCCTTTGACCTTTATCAACAGAAAAAGTTCGATGAAGCTATAACAGCTTTTAAAGAGTATATCCAAAAATATCCTAAAGGTAAGTTTTTAGCCCAAAGTTATTACTGGCTTGGTGAAATTTATTATAACAAAAAAGCCTATGAAGATGCCATTCTTTCTTTTCAAAAGGTGATAGAAACTCCAGGACCAGCCACTTTAAAGTCCTCAGCTATGTATAAACAAGCTTTAAGCTTTAAAGCTTTGGGAGACAAGGATGCTTATACTATTTTACTAAAACGTATCGTTAAATTATACCCAACAAGCAAAGAGGCTAAAGAAGCTAAAAAACTTTTAGGTATAAAGTAGTTTTTAACCTTTTTTAAGTCTATAGGGGTTAATGGTTAAAACTGGAATAGGAGAGTTTTTCACCACTCCATTAGCTACGCTTCCGAAAAGGATTTTATCAAGCCCTTTTCTTCCGTGGGTTCCCATGATGATAAGGTCTGCCTGTAGTTTTTGTCCTGTTTCGATGATTTTTTCTACCACATCTCCTTTAACTATGATGGATTGAGCCTCAGGATAGTCGGCAAAGTGTTTTTTTATAAACTCTTCCATAGACTTTTGAGCACTTTCTAAAAGAACGTTTTCAAGGTCTGTCAGAGTTTTTATCGAGCCATAAAGCCCTTCATAGGCAGCAAAATCTTCTAATACAAACACTACATGAACCTTGGCGTTAAGTTTTTTGGCGAAATCTTTAGCCCATTCAGCCACAAACTCAGAAACCTCAGAAAAATCTACAGGTACTAATATGTTTTTAATTTCGACCATGGCCACCTCCTGATTATATTTGTTTTATTGTTTTATAATTTTAAAATAAGTTTAACAAATTTTTTATCAAGGGGATGACAAGTTTTTTTTAAATGAGATGTTTTGTTTGGATAAACTAAAAATAAAAGGAGGGGCTCCCCCCTCCTTTTATTCAGTTTTAAGCCTTAAGCATCATTTTTAAGTCTTCTTCAGGTTCTGAAATGAGTCTTATATTGTAGTTTTCTACTAAGAAGTTTAAGACGTTTTCAGATAGAAAGGCTGGAAGGCTTGGTCCAAGAAAGATGTTTTTAATTCCGAGATATAAGAGGGTAAGAAGGATGGCTACAGCTTTTTGTTCGTACCAGGAGACAACCAAGGAAAGGGGAAGGTCGTTTACACCTACCCCAAAGGCTTGACTCAAGGCTAAGGCTATCTGAATGGCAGAATAGGCGTCGTTACACTGTCCTACATCAAGCAGCCTGGGTATACCTTCTATATCCCCCAAATCTTTATCATAAAATCGGTATTTTCCACAGGCAAGGGTAAGAATAAAGGCATCCCTGGGGACCAATTCTACAAATTTAGTATAGTAATTACGCCCTGGTTTGGCTCCGTCGCAACCACCTACTAAAAAGAAATGTTTTACCTTACCCGATTTAACGAGGTCTATCAACTTTTCTGCTGCAGAAAGGATGGCGTTTCTGGCAAACCCTACCCAGATTTCTTTATCAGGTCTATCTTCTGTAAAACCTGGCATGGCAAGGGCTTTTTCTATGACTGGAGAAAAATTTTTCCCTTTTATATGAGTTATCCCTGGAAATCCAACCGGTCCTAAGGTAAAAACTTTATCTTTATATTCCTCCTTAGGGGGCATAAGGCAGTTAGTAGTCATCACAATAGGCCCGGGGAAGGTTGCAAATTCTTTTTGCTGGTTTTGCCAGGCTGTTCCATAATTTCCATAAAGATGGGGAAACTTTTTTAGCTCAGGATATCCGTGGGCTGGAAGCATCTCTCCGTGGGTATAAACGTAAATTCCTTTTCCTTCGGTCTGTTTAAGCAGTTCATAAAGGTCTTCTAAGTCATGCCCAGAGACTAAGATAGCTTTACCAGCTTTAGTACCGAGAGGAACCTTTGTAGGCACTGGGTGACCAAAGGTTTGGGTGTTTGCTTGGTCAAGAAGCTCCATTACCTTTAGGTTTATCTCTCCGGTAGCTAAAGCCTTTTTTACCCAACTTTCTATGTCTCCTTTTTCTTGATAGATGTTTACCAAAAGCTGTTTGAATTTATGGTATACTTCTTGGTCCCATACCCCTAATTTATGGGCATGATAGGCATAGGCGGCTATTCCTTTTAAACCATAAAGTACACAGAGCTTTAGAGAAAAGATATCTTCTCCCCAGACCTCTTTAAACCTTGGGTCTATTTCGTATTTTTTAGCAAGATCAATAAGTTCATCAAGGTCTAAGTTAGGAATTTTATCTAACGAAGATTTTACTTGATAGGCATTTTCAATCTTTTCTCTAAGGGATGAGGCTTCTTCTATGTAAGCCTTAATACTTTCAGGGTCAAAATTAACGTTAGTAAGGGTTGCAAACATCCCTTCCATGATAAAAAAGTCTACCTCTGGTGCGTTATATCCTTTAGGATGGGCTAATAGATAAGCCTCTGAAAGACCTGCCAGGTTATAGATTAAAAGGTCTTGTAAAAGGTCAGTTTCAGGGGTTTTACCACATACCCCTTTTACCGTGCAAGCCTTTCCTGCTGCGGTTTGTTCACACTGATTACAAAACATCTTTCTACCTCCTGTTGTGTATTTTTAAATTAAAATAACCCAGATAAAGTTTTTTTTCCTTGATATAAGTCAAAACTTGAAAGCTTATAAGAAGGTCTTCAAAAAACTAAAAAGATAAGAAAGAGTCTTTGATGATACTGAAGTAGCAAATATAACCCCTTTATTATGCATTGTTGACTTTGAAATTAAACATCCTTATAATTAAAATATATCAAAAATTTTATAGAGGGCAATAACAGATGGTTTTTACGATGAACGTTTTATTGGTGATGATTTTATCGGTTTTTATGGTTAGTATTTTTTTAGTAGGTTATGATTTTTTGAAAAGATTTTTAACTCAGATAAAACATCAAAGGTTAGACCAAGCTCGTGCATATTTTACTAAAGTTTTTTCAGAAGCGTTTCAGTCTTCTTCTTTAAACCTTGAGGAATTTAAAAACAAACTTAATTTTTTTTCACCTTTAAAAAAACAGGCACTCTTAGAGGTAATGTTAGAGTTTTTTCCTAAGATGCCTGATAAAATAGGAGTGCTTGCCCAAAATTTTGGTTTTATAAAGGAGTACGAAGATAAACTTAACTCTTCTAAGCCTTATATAAGAGGAGAGGCCTTTAGGATACTTGAGAGTTTTCTTTCAAAAGAAAGTTTAGCAAAGATGCTTGAAGCTTTAAAAAAAGAGAAACATCCAGAAGTAGCTTTTGTAGGCTTTTTAAGCTGTTGTAAACTTCTTAATACTATACATTTTAAAACCTTTTTACAACTTCTTTATGAAAAGCAAAGGGAAGGGGTTTTGAATTTAAGGTGTGTTAGCTTAATCATAACCGAGTTTGTAGAGAGATTTAAAGAAAAGGCAAGTTTTGCTGTTTACGATTTTTTAAAAGAAGGCAGCTATTCCGTATCTTTTAGGATAGGGCTTTTAGACGGGATTTATTATGCTAAACATTTAGATGAAACCTTGCTTAAGATAGTTAAGGATCAACTTACCTTTGAAGATCCAGAAATTTTGGCCAAGGCTTTAAAAGTATTAAGCAAGATTGAGAAAATAGCTTTAGAGGACGTTCTTCCTTTCCTTAAACATCCTGCTTGGTTTGTAAGGTTGTCTGCTTTAAAGGTTTTGGGAAAAAACATAAGACCAGAAATAGTAGAATATATCGTCCCTCTTTTAGAGGATGAAAACGCTTTAGTAAGAAAAGAGGCTGCTAAGGTTTTGTTTAAACTACCTGAAGAAGCAGTAATTATTAATCTACCTAATTTTCTTCAGATTAAAGATCCTTATGGTAGAGATGCGGTGGTTGGGGAGATGGTGATAAGCGGTTTTTGGGAGAGATTAAAGGAAGGTAGGTTTAAAGAAACGTTAAAGGATTATGTGGAAAAAATAAAGAGCCTTTTGCAGTTGCATTATAAATTAGCATAAAAGAGTCAACTATCAGAAAATAGGAATTAAACATGAGAGACCTCCAGAACAGGGAACTTAGAAAAAGCAGGATTAAAGAAAGTTTTTTTTCTACAAATTGCATAGATAACTCTTATAAGTTTGTTTACAACTGCTATCATAGCTTTCTTATAACTGCCAAAGTTTTTCTTCTTACGTATAAAATAGGATCTGAAGTAAAAATTCCATTTTACTACACCTACCGCCATCTGGAAAAGAACATTTCTGAGAAAGCTCGACCCTTGCTTAGATATGCTCATCTTAGCTTTATACTTACCAGATTGTTTTGTTACTGGGTCTGTGCCCGCAAACTTTATGAGCTTTTTGGCATTAGAAAATCTTTTTACGTCTCTGATTTCAGCCAAAAAGAGACTTGCAAGTTTAGAGGAAATACCTTTTATAGAGGAAATGAGCTTAATTTGTTCTTGCTGGTCTTCATCCATTTTCTCTACAAGCATCTCTTCAAGCTTTTTTATTCTTGGCTCAAGGAAAAAGAGTTTTTCGATGTAGATGATAAGAGTTTGAGAGAGATAAGGATTGTCAACCCCGATAGAGTTTTTAGCAAGGTTTATGACTTCATCGGGAGAAAAGGAAGGGGTTTTACCTTTAGGAACAGAGGATTTAATAATTTCGGAAATTTCATTTGGTTTAGCTTTTTTAAGGGTTTTAGCAGAGGGGAATTTAAGGAGTATGTTAAGGAAGGAGTGGGAGTAAATATTAAAGTGCTTTTCAGCTTCTGGGAAAAGAACAGTGAGGGCGTATTTGATTTGAGTTTTAGCTTCAGCAAGTTCATGTTTAAGTTTTTGGATAAGACGAGAAGCACTACGGAGTTCAGAGTTTTCAGGATAGGATTTAAGGAATTCAGGGTTATTAAGAGCGAAGAGTGCAAGGATTTTGGCATCTTTTGTGTCGTATTTAGAGGGGTTGTTAGCGGAGATAAATTCAAAGAATCTGTGGACGATTTTAGGGTTAAGGATGAAGGTTTGGATATCTTTTTCAACGAGGAAGCAGTAAAGGGGGATGTGGAACCTACCAGAGGATTCCATAACAACGATAGGGTCAGAGAGGGTTTTGAGAAGGTTAAAGAAATCAGAGAAGCCTTGAAGAGACATAGAGAGTTTGCCGGAGGAGAGGGTTTTAGCTTCATGGTTAAGGATGCAGAAGTGGAAGTTATCTTTAGAAATGTCAACACCGATGTAATGGGTCATGATGCTACCTCCTTTTTAAGATTTTTGTCCCTCACACCATCCTCCCGAGTAGCTGGGGCTTTGGTAGCCCAACCAACTTATCGGGTGTTGAGGGACAGAGGGACATACTCCTTAAGAGGCTCAAAGGCCTACCAAAAATGGAGTCCCTGTCCCTCTCTAACTTATAAGCTTTTGTTTTATTATACAAAACAAAATGTGTTAAACAAACCTTAACATAAAAATTGCAGGAGGAAAAGATGGAGATTTTAAAGGATTTTTTACTTGGGTTTAACTATTTTGTCGGTTTTTATTATTTTTCTTTAAACAGTATTTATACCCTGCTTTTAGTCCTATCTTTTTTGTCTATTCTTGATTATTTGAAATATCTTAGGTTTTATGATTTCCAAGAGTTAAAGGTTTTTCCACAACTTCCTCCTGTAAGCTTAATCATTCCTTTTTATAACGAAAAAGAGGTGATTTTAAGGACGATAGATTCAGCTTTAACCCTTGATTATCCTTATTTAGAGATCATCTTGGTTAATGATGGTTCTACAGATGAAACCTTGGAGGTTTTGATAGAAAAATTAAACTTAAAGAAAATACCTTTTTTTATCTACAGGGAAAGGATAAAAACTTCTAAGGTAAGAGGAATTTACCGTTCTTTATCTTATCCTAACCTTGTGGTCATAGATAAAGAAAGGGGAGGTAAATCTGACGCTTTAAACTGTGGGTTAAATTTTGCTCAATACCCCTATGTTTGCACCGTTGATGCAGACAGTGTGCTTGAAAAAGAGTCCCTTTTAAGGTTAGCGAGGAAAATCGTAGAAAGCGATGTCCCTGTGGTAGCTTTAGGCGGTGTAGTTAGGGTTTTAAATGGGGTAAAGTTAAAGGAAGGAAATATTTTAGCCATAGAACTTCCTAAAAAGGCTTTACCTCTTTTCCAGATAGTTGAATATATCAGAGGTTTTCTTTTTGGAAGGCTTGGTTGGGAAAGGCTTAAAGGGACTTTTATCCTTTCAGGTGCCTTTAGTCTTTTTAATAAGGAAGCCTTGTTTAAAGTAGGTGGTTTTAACAGTATTACCGTTACAGAAGATTTTGAAATAATAGTAAGGCTACACAAACATTTTAGAGAGAAAAAAGAATCCTATTACATAGGTTTTATCCCTGACCCTGTCTGTTGGACTGAGGTTCCAGAAACTTTATCTGAGTTATCTAAACAAAGAAGAAGATGGCACCTTGGGTTATTACAAACCTTTTGGTTGTATAAGCATATGTTTTTAAATCCAAGATATGGCAGGATAGGATGCCTGGTTATGCCCTTATATTTTTTTGAAGCGGTGGGTTCGGTGGTTGAGACCATAGGTTATCCTACGGTTTTTTTGAGCTACCTGTTTGGGATTTTAAGCTTTGAGTTCTTAGTTTTATTTTTAGTTTTAGCGATAGGCTATGGGGTTTTTCTTTCTGTAGGAGGTATTTTTTTAGAAGAAATGAGTTTTAGAAGATATCCTCGATGGACTCATGTGTTTAGGCTTCTTTTGTATGGGGTAGCAGAAAATTTTGGATATAGACAGATAACCAGTTTTTTTAGGTTCCAAGCAACGATACAGTTTTTATTAGGTTATAGAAAGTGGGAGGTCGTTAAAAAGTCTGGAAGAGCGACTCAATATGAAAGCTAATGAATATTTATCTCTTGGACAAGAGGCTTTAAACAGAAAGGACTATCAAGAAGCAGTTAACCTTTTCAAAGAAGCTATAAACCAAGGGGAGAAAAAAGAGGTATGGGCTGGACTTGCCGAGGCATACTATCTTTTAAACGATTTGCCATCGGCTATTTGGGCTTACCATAAACTTCTTGAGATAGACCCAGAAAACGAAAAGGCCAAGCTTAAAATAGAAGAGATTGCCGAGCAACTAAAGACATTGCAGCCTAAAAAGTCAACCCAGCGGATAAAATTTAAAGCTGAAGAAGATTTCCTCTGGATTAAAAGGCAAGAGCGTTGGGAAAAATTTTTTATTAAAGGGGTTAACCTTGGTCTAAGTCTTCCTGGTTATTTTCCCGGAGAATATCCTATTAAAATGGAAACCTATTTAAAATGGTTTAGCCTTATTTATGAGATGGGGGTAAACACCATAAGGGTTTATGCCCTTCAATCTCCTGGATTTTACCAAGCTTTGTTTGAATTCAACCAGGATGAGCCTAAACTCTTTTTGTTGCAAGGAATATGGTATGAACCTGAAAAGGCAGAAGACCTTGAGGATGAAAGGTTTTTAAAAAGACTAAAGGAGCATCTAAAAGATGTAGTTGATGCTATTCATGGAAATACCACTTTACCAGAAAAACCAGGGTTGCCTTCAGGAAGATATCTATGGGATGTCTCCCCCTATTTATTAGGATATCTTTTTGGAAGGGAGCCTGAAGCCTGCTTAGTCAAAGCTTATAACGAACTTTATGAAAGAAAAACCCAAGATTTTTATGGAAAATATCTTTATGTAGAAAAGGGAAATCCTTTTGAGGTTTGGAACGCAAAAATTTTAGACCACCTTTTAACCTATTCTTATGAAACCTACCAGAGTATACCTCTTGTTTCAGTAGTAAACTGGATTACCCTTGACCCTTTAGAGCATCCTACTGAATCTCACATAGAAGAAGAAGAGGCCTTTTTTACAGGAAGAAGACCTAACCTTAAAAGATGTAATGAAAACGAGGACATGGAGGTTTTTGATACTTTTAAGATAAAAAGTAGTTTTAACTGTTTTTTTTCTTCTTATCATATTTATCCTTACTACCCGGATTTTATGAACTATGAATTTTTAGAGGAAAAACGACCTTATTTAGCCTATCTTAAACGTTTAAAAGCGCGTCACCAAGGACAGGCTTTGGTGGTTGCAGAGTTTGGAATACCAACCAGTAGGGCTTCAGCCCATTGGCACCCACATGGCTGGACCCATGGAGGTAAAAACGAAGTTGAGCAAGGCAAAATTTTAGTAGAAATGATAAAAGACATAAAAGAGGCAGGGTATGCAGGTTATGCGATTTTTAGCTGGACTGATGAATGGTTTAAAGTAAACTGGCTTTTTATGAACTATTACTTACCGAGAGACCGAAAACGTCTTTGGTTTAACCTACAAGACCCTGAAGAAAACTATGGATTGGTTGAGGTTTATCCAGGTTATCCTAAGAAAAAAATCACTTTAGAAGGGAATCTTAAAGAATGGGAAGACGCTTTTACCGTTTATAAAACAAACAAATCCCTAACCCAAGAGGGAGAGATAAAATCAATAAGATTAACCCATGACGAAGGGTTTTTATACCTTTTGATAGAAACTTATAAAAAGATAGATTTTAAAAAGGTAAATTTTTTGGTGGGAATAGATACTGGATATCAAGAATATGGAGAATTTGTCTTTCCTTTGGATATAGACCTTATTTCTCCTGTGGGACTTAAGTTTTTAATTCATCTTGCAGGAAAAAATAGTTCAAGAATCCTTGTTGCCTCTGCTTATAATAAAATGCTTTCTCACGGTAAGTTTTTTTCTCCAAAGAAAGAGGTATTTCCTCAGAAAAGTTTAGAAGGAAAATGGAGTTTAGTCTTGTGTAAAACTAACATGAGACGTATAACCAAGGATTTTAAGAGATTTTTTGGTCCCAAATTTTTTAATTTAAGTATGTTAAGGTTTGGTAGCCTTAAACCTGAAAGCAAAGATTTTAACTCTTTAGCAGATTTTTATGTTAAAGATAATCTAATAGAGGTAAGACTTCCTTGGGAGCTTTTAAATTTTTCTGACCCAAGCTCAAGAAAGATGTTTTGGAAAGAAGGAAATAATCTATATAAACAATCTGACGGGATAAGGGTGGTAGCGATAAGTTATAAGCCTGACCTGGAAAACCCTCCCAGGGCTTTAAAACTGTTAGACTTTGTGCCTCAACCTTTTACTAAAGAGCAGGTTAAAACCTATTTATGGGATGGATGGGAGATGCCTTCGTTTCACACCCGCCTAAAAAAGAGTTATTTTATCTTAAAAAGGTATTTGAAAAATGAAGAGACTTAAAAGAAGAGATTTTTTAAAGATATTAGCCTTGTCAAGTCTCGGTAGTTTTTTTGATACTTCTGCGGTTTTTTCTGAAAACCTCAAAAAAACCTATCAAGAAGAAAGTTTTCCTGTTTTACTCTATCACGAGATAGCCTATGAACCTCTTACCGATTATACCGTTACTCCAGAGGATTTTTTCTCTCAGATGGAACTGCTTTATTCTTTGGGATTTAAAACTATATTACCTGATGAGATACATACAGCTTTGACAAAAAAACAAAGAAAGGTAATAATTACTTTTGATGATGGCAGTTATACCTTTTTAGAATACGCCTATCCTGTGCTTAAGTCCTATGATTTTAAGGTAGTGATGAACGTGATAGGAAGTAAAGTAGGTAAAGGATGGTTTATAAGCTGGGACGAATATAGAGAAATAATGAAGGATGGACTACTTGAAATAGGTTGTCATAGCTATGATTTTCACTTTCTAAATTGGAGCAAAAAGTTAACTTTGAAAGATTTTGAGAGAGACCTTACAAGATTTAAAGAAGAAGCCTACAAATATTTAAAAAAAGAAGTTACCATTTTTTCTTCTCCTTTAGGAGAAACTTTAACAGAGGGGCATGTTAAGGTTTTAGAAAAACTTGGGTTTAAATATATATTTATTTCAGAAGGTAAAACCTTAAAGAGCACCTACTATAACCCCAATTTAAATCAAAGACTTATCCCAAGGTTTAACTTAAATCACTATTTTAACCTGCAGGATTTTAAGAACTTGGTAATGAAAGGAGAGGCCCTATGAGAAGGTTCCTATGGTTAGTTTTAGCCTGTTTGGTTGGTTTTTATTTAATGAAAGGTTGGGTTTGGGCAGAAACGATTCCGTCAGTTTCACAAGATGAAACCAAAGCCCTATCTTTGCAACATAAAACAGCAGGAGATGAGTGGTTTAAAAAGGGTGATATGAAAAACGCCGCCAAGGAATATATAGAGGCTTTGAAGCTTTATAAAAATTATGAAATAGAAGACATTGTTACCATGGCTACCAGGATTTCCTGGGGCGGCAAACTAAAGGAGGCAGAAGAGATCCTAAGGGAGGTTTTAAAAAAGGAACCTCAAAACCGTAGGGCTAAACTACAGCTGGCAAGGGTTGTTTCTTGGCAAGGAAGGCAGATAGAGGCCTTAAGCCTTGTTGATAGTCTTCTTAAAAACGACCCAAACGACGAAGAAGCCTTGTTGGTTAAGGCAAATGCCTTGAGGTTTTTAGGAAGGGCGGATAAATCCTTAGAGATATACGACCAGATCCTTGCCAAAAGGGAAGATTTTGACGCTAGATTAGGAAAGGCTTATTCCTATGCTAACCTAAGGATATCTTCTAAAGTAGAAGAAAACGCTAAACTTTTAAAACCGCAGTATCCTTATCAGAAAAAAGACATAGATGACCTTGAAACTTATAGAAGGTCTCTTTTTAATCCTGCTGTTTTTACAGGTTTTTCTTATTTTCAGGATACAGATGAAAACGAGGTTTATACTTATCGTTTGGGTTTTGAAACCTATCTAAAGGACCTTAGGATAGTAGGTAATTATTTTTATCGTGAAGGGTCAGACAATCTAAGAACAGCCTACTCAGATGAACTAACCTTCGAGATAGGTAAAAGGTTTACCCAATCTTTGTGGGGTTATGTAAACTTTGGTATTTCTCAGGCTAAAGGAGACCAGGATTTTGTAGTCGGTGGTGCAGGATTAAACTTATTGGTCTGGAGGGGGACTACTGGAATTTCTTTTAACAAGAGCGTTCTTATCGATACAGCAGAACTTATGGAAAACGGTATTAAGATTTCTACAGTAAACTATTTTATCGACCAGGTGATAACCGACCGTATCTCTTTATATGCTAATTATAATCATCGTTGGTATTCAGACGATAACCAGGCAGATTTTGTTCAAGCCTCAATCAGATATAAGCTTAAGTTTGGTAATCCTTTGGTAATCCTTGGATATAGAGCAGTTTATTTAGATTTTAAAAAACAAATGAGAAACGGATATTTTGAT is a genomic window containing:
- a CDS encoding IS110 family transposase, translated to MTHYIGVDISKDNFHFCILNHEAKTLSSGKLSMSLQGFSDFFNLLKTLSDPIVVMESSGRFHIPLYCFLVEKDIQTFILNPKIVHRFFEFISANNPSKYDTKDAKILALFALNNPEFLKSYPENSELRSASRLIQKLKHELAEAKTQIKYALTVLFPEAEKHFNIYSHSFLNILLKFPSAKTLKKAKPNEISEIIKSSVPKGKTPSFSPDEVINLAKNSIGVDNPYLSQTLIIYIEKLFFLEPRIKKLEEMLVEKMDEDQQEQIKLISSIKGISSKLASLFLAEIRDVKRFSNAKKLIKFAGTDPVTKQSGKYKAKMSISKQGSSFLRNVLFQMAVGVVKWNFYFRSYFIRKKKNFGSYKKAMIAVVNKLIRVIYAICRKKTFFNPAFSKFPVLEVSHV
- a CDS encoding glycosyltransferase; this translates as MEILKDFLLGFNYFVGFYYFSLNSIYTLLLVLSFLSILDYLKYLRFYDFQELKVFPQLPPVSLIIPFYNEKEVILRTIDSALTLDYPYLEIILVNDGSTDETLEVLIEKLNLKKIPFFIYRERIKTSKVRGIYRSLSYPNLVVIDKERGGKSDALNCGLNFAQYPYVCTVDADSVLEKESLLRLARKIVESDVPVVALGGVVRVLNGVKLKEGNILAIELPKKALPLFQIVEYIRGFLFGRLGWERLKGTFILSGAFSLFNKEALFKVGGFNSITVTEDFEIIVRLHKHFREKKESYYIGFIPDPVCWTEVPETLSELSKQRRRWHLGLLQTFWLYKHMFLNPRYGRIGCLVMPLYFFEAVGSVVETIGYPTVFLSYLFGILSFEFLVLFLVLAIGYGVFLSVGGIFLEEMSFRRYPRWTHVFRLLLYGVAENFGYRQITSFFRFQATIQFLLGYRKWEVVKKSGRATQYES
- a CDS encoding tetratricopeptide repeat protein encodes the protein MKANEYLSLGQEALNRKDYQEAVNLFKEAINQGEKKEVWAGLAEAYYLLNDLPSAIWAYHKLLEIDPENEKAKLKIEEIAEQLKTLQPKKSTQRIKFKAEEDFLWIKRQERWEKFFIKGVNLGLSLPGYFPGEYPIKMETYLKWFSLIYEMGVNTIRVYALQSPGFYQALFEFNQDEPKLFLLQGIWYEPEKAEDLEDERFLKRLKEHLKDVVDAIHGNTTLPEKPGLPSGRYLWDVSPYLLGYLFGREPEACLVKAYNELYERKTQDFYGKYLYVEKGNPFEVWNAKILDHLLTYSYETYQSIPLVSVVNWITLDPLEHPTESHIEEEEAFFTGRRPNLKRCNENEDMEVFDTFKIKSSFNCFFSSYHIYPYYPDFMNYEFLEEKRPYLAYLKRLKARHQGQALVVAEFGIPTSRASAHWHPHGWTHGGKNEVEQGKILVEMIKDIKEAGYAGYAIFSWTDEWFKVNWLFMNYYLPRDRKRLWFNLQDPEENYGLVEVYPGYPKKKITLEGNLKEWEDAFTVYKTNKSLTQEGEIKSIRLTHDEGFLYLLIETYKKIDFKKVNFLVGIDTGYQEYGEFVFPLDIDLISPVGLKFLIHLAGKNSSRILVASAYNKMLSHGKFFSPKKEVFPQKSLEGKWSLVLCKTNMRRITKDFKRFFGPKFFNLSMLRFGSLKPESKDFNSLADFYVKDNLIEVRLPWELLNFSDPSSRKMFWKEGNNLYKQSDGIRVVAISYKPDLENPPRALKLLDFVPQPFTKEQVKTYLWDGWEMPSFHTRLKKSYFILKRYLKNEET
- a CDS encoding polysaccharide deacetylase family protein, whose product is MKRLKRRDFLKILALSSLGSFFDTSAVFSENLKKTYQEESFPVLLYHEIAYEPLTDYTVTPEDFFSQMELLYSLGFKTILPDEIHTALTKKQRKVIITFDDGSYTFLEYAYPVLKSYDFKVVMNVIGSKVGKGWFISWDEYREIMKDGLLEIGCHSYDFHFLNWSKKLTLKDFERDLTRFKEEAYKYLKKEVTIFSSPLGETLTEGHVKVLEKLGFKYIFISEGKTLKSTYYNPNLNQRLIPRFNLNHYFNLQDFKNLVMKGEAL
- a CDS encoding M48 family metallopeptidase: MRRFLWLVLACLVGFYLMKGWVWAETIPSVSQDETKALSLQHKTAGDEWFKKGDMKNAAKEYIEALKLYKNYEIEDIVTMATRISWGGKLKEAEEILREVLKKEPQNRRAKLQLARVVSWQGRQIEALSLVDSLLKNDPNDEEALLVKANALRFLGRADKSLEIYDQILAKREDFDARLGKAYSYANLRISSKVEENAKLLKPQYPYQKKDIDDLETYRRSLFNPAVFTGFSYFQDTDENEVYTYRLGFETYLKDLRIVGNYFYREGSDNLRTAYSDELTFEIGKRFTQSLWGYVNFGISQAKGDQDFVVGGAGLNLLVWRGTTGISFNKSVLIDTAELMENGIKISTVNYFIDQVITDRISLYANYNHRWYSDDNQADFVQASIRYKLKFGNPLVILGYRAVYLDFKKQMRNGYFDPDDFWSNQVFLTVYYETPKMYVYLEPFIGHQTFRRNGLWSYDKAYGGTGTLGVKLKENLSVEMSLEGGNYAAGTASGWKYYQTGFLIKYVF